CTTACCACCGAACAGCATCACTTTTTTAATGAGCATGGTTTTATTCATTTCAAAAAATTCATTAACCCCGAAACGGTACAGTCAATTACCAGGGCATCTGAGCAGGTACAGGAGCAGTGGATAAAAAATGAGGTGACCAAGGTTAACGGTGTGCCTATAAAATACGGCAAGGATCTGAACGGTGAACCCATTGTACAGCGCTTCGCTTTTATCAATCAGCATCACCCCGTGTTTTCAGAGTTTATACAGGATCCCCGCTTTAATACCTTACTTGATCTTATTGGCCCTGATGCCCGGTTTGGCACCGATGAAAAAGATGGAATGGTATTGAACCATTATGTAAACAGCGAACAAAGCAGTTTTACTAAGATGGGCTGGCATACGGATGGCTTGCGCGATATTTTCCATGGACAAAAATTAAACCCGATGCTTAATGTGGGCATTCACCTGAGTACGCTGAAACCCGAAAACGGTGGCTTACGCATATTGCCAGGCACGCATAAACAAGGACTTTACCAGATGCTCTTTAAAAAGAAATATTTCCTGGATCATGATGCCGATGAAAACGAGCTGGCTATTACACCAGAAGCCGGCGACCTCACCATTCACGACGGCCGGTTATGGCACCGGGTTGCCCAATCATCAGTTGTTGGCGAGGCCAGCCGCCGCAGGGTGATCTATGTACCTATTATTGCAGGCAAGTACGCTCCGAAAGACGCCAACAGCCCTACCGTGTTTTATCAAAAATTTGCGGGCTTAGTTAAATAACCAGATGCTTATAATTTTATTATTCGGTTATCTGGCACGCACTGGAAGGCTTGCCCCGGCACAAAACGCGTTATTGAAGTTAAAGTATTATTATAAAGGCAAACGAGTTGCTTTTGCACGAGTGTTCAATTAATCCGAAATATTATAAATGAAAAAATAATTACAATTTAATATACTATATACATAGATTTAATAGATTAAATATTATATTTGCAACAGAAAGTTTATAAATGGTGGTTCATTTAATATAAGCAAGCAGGTGCTGGTTCGGCAGCAAACGGATGGGTTCGACTCCCTCCCCTGCATCTCTCTTCTCTCATATTTATGTTTTATAATTGGTTAATTAGAGTTCCTGCCCATCAGGAGCTCTTTTTTATTTTAGCTCATGATGATTACTTAATAATTTGATAAAATGGATTTTACTTATTAAAAAAATTTAAAAAGTATTTGAGATTAAAAATTAGTTTTATTAAGTTTGTAACAATAATGTACAGCATGTTATTCAACGGAATTTACGTAAACCTCATGTCGGTGAGGTTTAAAAGGTTTTGTTAATTGGTTTGATAAAAATCCTCGTTTCGGCGGGGGTTTTTTGTATAGTGACTTTTTTATTCATCATATAACTAAAACAGAGGTTCTTAGAAAATTATGGCCCGATTAAATTTATTGGAAGAGACCCGGTACGAGAAGCTGCCGGTAAGCGTTTATGGTAACCAGCAGGAAGCCTCGGTAGCAGTGGCTGCTCGTATTGCTGCACTCATTCG
This window of the Mucilaginibacter inviolabilis genome carries:
- a CDS encoding phytanoyl-CoA dioxygenase family protein produces the protein MSTVYKKFTLGDKLTTEQHHFFNEHGFIHFKKFINPETVQSITRASEQVQEQWIKNEVTKVNGVPIKYGKDLNGEPIVQRFAFINQHHPVFSEFIQDPRFNTLLDLIGPDARFGTDEKDGMVLNHYVNSEQSSFTKMGWHTDGLRDIFHGQKLNPMLNVGIHLSTLKPENGGLRILPGTHKQGLYQMLFKKKYFLDHDADENELAITPEAGDLTIHDGRLWHRVAQSSVVGEASRRRVIYVPIIAGKYAPKDANSPTVFYQKFAGLVK